CTCGTCCCAGGCCGGTCTGCTTGGCCTGTATGGGTTCACTGCTTATTCTGCTGCCAAGAGTGCACTTGTCAAGTTAGCTGAATCTCTTCACATGGAggtaggttgtggtggtgttcagTTAACAATATGTTTTATAGTGGGCAATGGTAAAGGTATTTAATAGTAGGGTAGATTGGCAAGTGAATTTGGTGAAGAGCAGTGTATGCAGTAGACAGTAAACTATATACCCATGACTGTAATCCACATTTGAGTAATGCCAGTTAGAATTGTAATCCCCACAATCTTAAACCCATTGCAGGAGCTGACCCTATTAGTAGAACTATGAAATGTAGAGTTACAGTAAAAAAGTAAATACTTTCAACTTTTTGGATTCTACTTGGAAAATAATGGATGTACAGTACACTGCTCCcacccaccattaatgtttgtttaTGCTTCTTATTCATTGCAAAGACATCTATGTTGCATCAAACATCTAAAAGTGAGGGAATTATTACAGTACTATAACCTTTGATTATAATGACAGATAAGACAATCACTGGCAAAGTATAAGAATAGGGAGTAGTTTAGATATTATAACATGGGCACTTGTTGATTCTCCTCACAAAATCCACTTATGGTAATTAGTAACATGCAATGGCACAGTGTGAAAAAATCCACCCAAACCCAAACCACAGGACAACAACCACGGCATCCAAACCCTTGCACAGAATATCTAACTAGTTTCCTTTCAATACTgtaatttatgtttaaattacaGTGTGGTATAAATTAGAaggctgtgtgtaatgatgtttaTAGTGCTATACTTCTAATATTGCCCTTGGATTTTTGTATTCCTTTTTATGTACAGGTTTTACAGCAAGTGTACCTTTATTGTACAGTAGACATGTTAAACTCCCATATGTCAAATATATTCATATACATACTGTATTCACACAAGCATTTCCTTCACACAGTGCTAATGCATTGAGTTTTTTGAGTCCAGCTATGATTGTCTTTAAAGATAAAAAAATTCTATTACCTCATATGAATTCTTCCAAGATTAACATGTGAAGCTGTGAATGGGTGTGGCTTCAGTTATGACAGACTATGTATAAAGATCTCTGCCTTTGCTTGAAAGAACTTTTATAATGTGATTTCAGGTGAAGCCGTATAATATCACGGTCACAGTGTGCTACCCTCCGGACACTGACACACCGGGCTTTGAGGAGGAAAATAAGACTAAACCCGTGGAGACAAAGCTGATTTCTGAGGCAGCTGGACTCTTCAAGGTAATTTGAGTACTATATTATCCTGTATTCAATAATTCCACAAGGACATATCCTTGGCTTTGTCCACTTTGTTTTTCTCTACAATTCTTGCAGGTATTTGCTTCAAACTTAAAGCATAGGTGCTAATATGAATGAGTGTAGTTGGATGGTGTATCATAGGGTTACCACAGCGAACACTATTGTAACATCTCTTGTCTGTGTTTGGAAGTCTTAATAGAATGTGCACAAAATTGGAGACTATTGTTTAAActccagtacagtactgtacttcatCAGTGGAGGATGGAAAGATTACTATTATAATGGGCAGTATGATCAGTGAAGGCATTGTCATGTCCCAACACAAACAGCAACACATCTGCAATACAcatctatgctacactttctaacttcagaattgcttttaaatacttggatggagaaatactaaagaaattgttcatgacttttgttagaccaaaactggaatatgcagcaggttgtgtggtgcccatatcttaagaagcacatcatcaaactggaaaaggtgcaaagacatgctactaagtggctccaagaactgaagaacaagagctatgaggagagggttagaggcattaaatatgcaaaaggtagaagatagaagaaaaagaggggatatgatcactacgtacaaaatagtaacaggaatcgataaaattgatagggaagaattccaaagacctggaacttcaagaacaagaggtcatagatttaaactaacgaaacaaagctgccagagaaatataagaaaaattcacttttgtaaacagtggagtagacagttggaacaagttaggtgagaaggtggtggaggccaaaactgtcagtaatttcaaagcattataatgacagagtgctgggaagacgggacaccacgagcgtagctctcatcctataactacacttaggtaattacaggaaaAGAACATTACTGTTTATCCATCGTCTTCCATGAGAAGTAATAAATATGATAAAGCTGATGGCAGTATAACTGAAGACCATAATTATATAGTTTTTGGAAGTTTGGATGACAAATGAGGAATATTGGTTATTTTTTAAATAGAAAAGTCATTTGTTTTATGAATGTTGGGAAATAATATAAACATAgttaaatgaattttggggttcagttccaGAGCTCatgatgtgcctctgtaaccactactgcccacagtatgggtattgggtgcataataaatgaactaaacttccATAACTCAACATTAGTACCATCCAACAAGCAAAATTAAAGTTACTATCTTCAGCAGCATGCATCATGATGACACATTAATGTAGACTTAAAAGATTTTAATACAAATCTATTAAATTATGTAACTAAAAGTTTTGTAATTATTTTGTGCTGGGGTAAGCAAACACCCAAAGGGTACTTGACGAGTGAGTACACTCGGGTACTAATATAGGGTAAGTCTGTGCAGTGTGGCATGATAGACTAAAAATAATCTGTAgatgacgagtcacaataacgtggttgaagattTGAAAATGAAACCACACCAGATGAAATGTCGACGTgatgatggtccaggatggaccgatacATCGTCACGTCCTCAGCATCTGGTGTGTGGCTTAGTCTttaaaaatactgtactgtaaaagtGTCTTCTGCCGAAATTATTTACTGGCACAACGCAGGAATGTATTTCGATAAATGTTTATCTGTTAATGTTGAGAAATGACAGCTGTCCCATGCAAGATTCTTAGCAGGATTATGAAGAGTATTCACAATAGCATAATTCGTAGCTATCTTTATATGCCATCTTGGATCACACTTGATAAAAGTTGCAGTTAACCTAGAGCATGTTGAAAGTGCACTAATACATTATAAATATGAGTTAAATATTTGTAATTACTGTATTGTATTTTATCAGGCTGATGACGTGGCTAAACAGTTAGTGGAAGATGCCTTGAGTGGATCGTTCTCCAGTACTGTTGGTTTTGAAGGGTTTTTACTGACTACACTCTGTGCTGGCATGGGCCCCATCACAGATGCTAAATCCTTCATGGCACAGGTGAGCACTTTTGAAAGTTGTATTCAAATCTTGCATTTATGCTCAGGTAATTATCCATAAATATTCATCACTTGAGATGTTTTATCTAATATATTTATTTCAAGTAATGTCTAAATTGTCTTCCGTATTTGAATAATACAGTATTTAATATTAAAAACCCCAAAAAGCATAGAGAAATTAATGTTTTCAAATTATTATGCAGTATATGACAGTCCAGACCTCATCAAATTCCTCTAAATAATGATCTTATTTTGCTACTGGATCACTGATTGAAAATTTTCAGTTATCAGTTTAGATCTAGATTTTTGGTACATTATCTGTGGGTAATGTGATAGCAAAACATTTTAATCCATTATATGTACAGCTAAAATTTGAAGGTGCCACTGTATACGTAGATACTATACACCAAGGGTGAGGTGGCAATTAGCCGTGTCGATTAAACTATAGTCCCCATTAGACACCATGATAAGTCTTCTAAAAGGTGATGTGGACTACATACATGTATTATACATTAATGGATAAAATACTTTGTATATATAAGGTACCATACCTAAGAAGTAGCAACACAATGGACCCCTTTTAATTATAACAAAGAAAATCTAATAAAATATAGTttcaaaaattagataaaattttttaattataaaattatatatatacatttttgggGGGTCTGTGGCATAATTGAGGTATATTTTGTATTCCAATTTTTTGTTTACAATCATTTATTAGTTGGGTTATACTTGTAATTAAAAATTAGGTGTCGGCATGTTTGCAAATAAGTGCAAACACAAGTTTATAATTGATTGCGCTCCTCTCTGCATGTTCCCAACCATGAATATAGCAAGTTCAGCAATGCTAAAATGTGTCACTTTAAATTTTCTAAGCTATTTGTTAGTTTATAACTATAAAATTGGCATGTCAATGAACACAGATGAATTCTCTAAATACAATGTAATAAGTATTTAAATGATTGTGCACAACAGCAAAGAATTTATGAATAGCCAACTCTTACCCAACCTGTTTCAGTACCTAGCCCAGGGCCATAAGTGCAAACAAAAATTTATCAAGCATTGATTGAAACACTTTCTTTAAAAGTGAAAGCTTAACATGATGATTTAGCTTCTGCCAGTCTCGTGTTCATTCTGAGGCACAAGTTAGCAAACTGTGTTCATCCCCTTATTTACATAATTTGTCATGAACTTATAAGGGTACCAAAGCTAACAAGTGAATTTTTCAGGTGTTTTTGTCAGGTATCATTCGTGTCATCACATCATTTTATCTGTGGAAGTTTGCCAGGACTGTAGAGGGGGAGTACAAGAAGAGGGCAGCTGGCAAGAAGAGCGAGTAAGATACTGCCGGGTAAATATTAGTCAAACAAATGAAAACATCCCAGGATCGGCGATTCCAGAAGTTTAGGCAAAAATGTTTACATCGAATTAAAATTTGAAAAGGAAGAATTGGAGTTATCAATCACATTAGAGGTGAATTCAAGTTTCTAAAACATGAAATAAACAATGACAAGACTACACATTACTTGGCAAATGTTTGCCAAGATAACCTCTGAAATTAGTTTGTCATGGATTTGCAttacaacagtacagggcaagacgtATGAAAGTACTTTATGTACAGGCGGTACAAAAGGTTGTCCATTATATAGGATATCTTTGGTAAGGCTCACCTTCCTAATCAAGACTACAGTACAGTAAATTATTAAGAGATTGTAAAGTTGTGAACTTctgtataataaataaatattaatattttgtATACAAAATTTCCTGGACTTCAGAAAATGTCGAGCAATTTTTGCAATTTCGTTTGTTAAATTTCATTTCTGGTCATCCTCCCTAAATCGGTGACCAAAATTAAGTTCAACTCGTGCATGATGTGCACCATATTACAAGCATCACAAACTAAATGAAGTATGCAAGTGGTAGTCCTTATAGCAATTACACTGCAGAATCTACGTATACAAAACCTTGTACAGgaaatgtgtaaaaaaaaaaaaaaaaaaagtttggctGAAAACAACCAAATACCCACATGAAAAAAAGTTTTAGACCTTAAAGTCCTAGCATTACTACAACCACCCGTTCTCACAAAGATCCAAGCTTTTTAATCTTTCCTCCAAAcccagtttatgaatgaaaagtgatTTACACGCCTCAACTGATATCTAAACAcatccggaacaaatgcttcactccTGTCCtcggttcgaaccacaattctataaatgcttcacctacaAACTTACCAACAgatcctaaacacctaacctacacAACTTTTATGTAcaagaatattaatttatatgagaaatcaatttttaatacacagtatgttaaaattgatgaatgtgtctggGGAGGACAGccactgctttaaacagcctggtGTGAGAACAGGTTGACAATTAAGGCTTCAGGATTGACTGAACTGTCACTTTCATGTATTGTTTGGGCTATATATAACTTTCAGAATTTAATACAATAGGAAAGTGGCAATAGTTGGCCAAAAGGATGAAAAATCAAAGTGCATGTTTATATGAACAATAACCAGTTATGGTTTATTCAAATTTATCTTAAATTCTAAAAAATGTTGCAAAGCTCACTATCTTGTTAGCAATAACACTACAAGTAAACAGTAAGGAACAAGTAAAAATCTAAATAATCTAAATGTTAGGCTTTATTGGCTTATTTAGATTTTTCAGAGGATTTTGAGTCACGCATAGAAGAACGTCGACGGCGAATCTCCTCTTGCCTTTTCTCCTTTGCTTCCTTCTGCCGAACAGCCAAAAGCTTTGCATAGTCGGCCTTCTCTTCCTTGTTCTTGACAGCTCGCTGGCGCTTAAGGGCCTTCTTATGTCTTTTACGCTGAAAAgacaatttatatatttacaaagaTATTCATAGGACTGTTTGCAGTTGGAAAAAATGCCCTTTTCTAGATATTTTAAATACCAAAATACATTGCACATCAATTTCCATAATTAAAGAAATAGCAAACTACAGTACTCATCATTtgaattttattaattctgagctCATCTCCACGGAGTTCGAGTCCCCCTCGTCACAAATTTAATGAGTATACCATGAACCCTGCAAGACATTGCTTCTCACTCATGGCTCACCTTCTAATATCAACTTAAAACATTTATTCAAGTAACAAAACTTATCTACTCATGAGCATAAAGTCACTTAACACTATCAAAGTATTCAAACAAGTGACTGGCAAGAACATTGCATTCAGCAGTTACCAAATGATTCCAGTTTTATATCTAACCTGAAGGACAACTGGAGTAATGAGCCTCTGAATCTTGGGAGCCTTGGTTTTGggtttctttccttctttaccagACAGTGGGCGCTTGATCACGTACTGACGCACATCATCCTGCTTGCTCAAGTTGAACAACTTCCTAATCTTCGAAGCACGCTTTGGTCCAAGACGACGAGGAACGGAACCATCAGTAAGCCCAGGAATCTCCTGCAGGTGAAACATTCACGGAGGGTTATTTCTACAGATACAAAGTCATTAGTTAATTAGATTCAAGGCTTTACACTTTGAACTTTAAAAGTCCAGCTACAAGCCAAATGTACAATTTGAAATTCACAAGCACTTCAACAAAAAACTTTCTACTTTAAAAAGCTAAAATAAAATTTTTGTATACAAGAAATCACTTAAATTTATAAGTACTGTACATGACAAAATACTGCGAGACATTTGGAACAACAATGCCGATGAAATTTAATGCTCTAAGGTTTAAAATGTATATGTAGGAGGGAACCAATAAATTCACTAGTCCAATAAAATAACTAGACATTAGTAAGACTTGTAAAATTAGTAAGGAGTGGCTTATCACACTATTATCCATAGAGGTAGCACAAATGGATAATAGTGGTCCCCTCTGTTTAAGAGGGATGGGAAGTTTTTGGGAAGGGTACAGCTGGGACAATGAATGTCAATATACAACTCGCTATCAGAAAATTGCAAACATTTCCACCAATAATTGTTATATTTGAAATTATTAAACACTGGCCTGCATATCAGTAAATAACTGCCACCATTCTACATAACCCAGATTTTGTCCCATTTTGATGGTGGCAATTTCGCAGTGATCTTGACAGCTTCCTAGAATCACATTTAGACAATCGGTATACGCAAGAAAGCAATTTTAAGATAGAAAAAAAAGTGTAAGGCTGAAATCAATAAGTATTGGACAAGATAGGGAAACTTAAAATTTTGGTGTAGTCTCTAGGAGACCAGCATGATGAATGTGACCATCACAAAGGATAAGTTATAGATGTGTGGAAAATATTAAACGAGTTGCTCCTTGATGTAAGGATGACAATATCCAAAACCTCTTGAATCAATATTAAGGCAAATTATGAAGTACTGTACTATATAGAGGAAAATGTTTAATAGAAATGTACTACTTATGCATTTGGGTGCCAAGAATACTAAAATTACTTGATGCCCCATATGCCAGTTATAAAGAACTATATTTACAAGAAAAttgttgtactcgcctaattgtccttgcgaggattgagcttcggctctttagtcccgcatcTCTACCATCAATCAACTTCATCAACCAACCTGTTTTCACATTTAATGCACCATGACTTGATACTATCAACCACTAGAAACTAACGAGCACTGACTGACTTCACTACTTTAGATTGGTATTCTGTACTAGTTCTACACTATTTAGGCAAAACCCTGTGACATTTTATGCACAATTTGTAAGCTGGCCTGAAACACTACAAGAGTTTTTAGTGCTAGTGGTAAATTGATACAGCTGTGCAACTTTAACAAAAGGGTACAAGACTAACCCCATCACCCTTCTTGACTATAACCAGGGCAAGCACAGACAAGTTGGAGTCCACAATACAACCACGGACTGACTTCCTCTTGCGCTCTCCAGTTCTGCGGGGACGGTAGCAGGAATGGCCCTTGGAAAGCAAAAGCCGGACACGATCTGTAAACAAAAATTAATTGccgtttagaaatggcaaatgtgaTACCAGTGAAAGGGGCAAGAATGAAATATGGAGTTGTAGAGCAGGTAAAACAACACTGAGGTAATACAAATGTTAGTAGAATGCCCACAGAATCCTTTAATGGAAAGGGTTGTAGATTTAAAGAAATTACAATAAGACGGGGTAACATTGGAATGTTTTAACCTATATTTAAGACATTTATGAACACTGATTTGAGTTTGGTTGGATGAACCACTTCAAAGAAAGTCTACAAGtttgccagtttttttttttaatttccagtTACAGTACTATTTTTCTAGATTTTATAATTTGATAAATTCAATCCTAGAgggaaaataaaatattactgtaAATTATATTTGTTCTAAAATATAACACTGCTAGTGCTAATTAAATTAAATGTGAAAATACATACTATTTGTGAGTACACCCTGCTTCATTGGGAAACCTTGCTTGTCATTGCCACCAGCAATCCGCATCACGTATCCCTTCCATTCATCACCAAGGGTGTCTGCTTCAACTTCCTGGCCCATACGCTTTTCATTGAAGATGCGTACTTTTTTCTCATCGTCAAATTCAAAGAGCTTTTGACACCCCGTAGCGGGGTATGACACGTTTAACTGCAAAGGTTAACAATTAAGTTTACAAACTTTAAGGGTTATGTAACATTGCCCAACACTGACCAAAACACTATCCCTTAATTTCACATGGGTTGGGTtatttgtcctccccccccctccccccatacacAAATCTCACAATTGGGTAAAAATGCAGTCTCAAATAGTAGCTATACAATATACACCTGCAATAAAGGTGtccagtgttgaccagaccacacactagaaggtgaagggacgacgacgtttcggtccatcctgggtcattctcaagtctattgtcttgatggtccaggacggactgaaacgttgtcgtctcttcatcttctggtgtgtggtctggtcaacatactttagccacatttTGTGACATCGCCTGCACAAGGTGTCACAGTATtatttggtatagttatgatgacCAAGATGACATTTTATGATTTATCAGTCCTAGCATtctaaaatatataaagttcacccAGAAAACTGTTCGTGTTCATTTTAAGAGTATAGCTACCTTTTATTTTTTGAATTGGAAAGCAAGAAAAATGCACTCATTCCCCAACACTTTAAATGATCTTTTAGAAATATTGAATTTTCTTCAGGTCTTCATGTAACCGAGGTGTATCACTTGTATAAACATCAAGATGGTTATTTATTTCATGCATGTTgtatgttatttttattattgttgctgcccgaaacgctgtgcgtattagtggctttaggtagtgtatgtactagctccatctatatatccaacattatgttAGCAACACATCTATGTACTGTACGTACTTTTACCCgaataaacattttgaattttgaattattTTTATATGTACAGgcattcttacattcttgcaaagccactagcatTCATAGCGTTTCAggtaggtccttaatcctaattttcttaGAATACGACTCGCCAAATTGTTTAGCAACCAGGTACCCcttcactgttgggtgaacagaggctacagttgaggATTAGCATCCAATCAATCCTCTCCAGCCAGGGtacaaacccaggccaaattGCTCGCGAAGCACCGGGCGAGTTTTGCCACTGCGCCATGGAGACTGCAGTGGTAAACCTCACCTCATTCAACATTTATTTGCCaagtaatactgtactgtacagtaagtCCCCATTACCCTGTTACATGATCTAAATTACCAGTTTATATAAACTATCTGAGCCAGTATTGGTTGCTCAAACCTGGATTATCAAGACCAGCATTTCTCAACCAGGGTGCCACAAAACCCCAAGTAGGAGTAATAAATTGGAACACGAGTGATAAATAGGCTAATTCTAATCATGTACAAATGTATTTATTTTTGTGCTTAATCTCTATCATTTAACCAGTATAAAAAGCAAAG
This is a stretch of genomic DNA from Procambarus clarkii isolate CNS0578487 chromosome 45, FALCON_Pclarkii_2.0, whole genome shotgun sequence. It encodes these proteins:
- the RpS6 gene encoding small ribosomal subunit protein eS6, whose translation is MKLNVSYPATGCQKLFEFDDEKKVRIFNEKRMGQEVEADTLGDEWKGYVMRIAGGNDKQGFPMKQGVLTNNRVRLLLSKGHSCYRPRRTGERKRKSVRGCIVDSNLSVLALVIVKKGDGEIPGLTDGSVPRRLGPKRASKIRKLFNLSKQDDVRQYVIKRPLSGKEGKKPKTKAPKIQRLITPVVLQRKRHKKALKRQRAVKNKEEKADYAKLLAVRQKEAKEKRQEEIRRRRSSMRDSKSSEKSK